Below is a genomic region from Henckelia pumila isolate YLH828 chromosome 3, ASM3356847v2, whole genome shotgun sequence.
aggaaatatgctccacacgaggatcaaacccgcaacgctggagaatttcttcccacgtcacctcaggccttaccaactcgcctatgccctTGTGGGCGTTATTGATGTCTCTCATTGGTGTCGTGACGCATGCATTACCTAAGAATTAGTAGAATAGATAATTTCTAGCTTTGATGTACAGTAGTGCATCAATTTTTAataaagtattattattatttcctaAATATTGCAACATATTAAAGTAGTAAACGAGTAAAGGGATACATAAAATACAACACATGCAACTtctattgaatatatatatatatatatatatatatatatatatatatatatagttttgctatGGTGAACAACCACCGTGAGCACTTCTGTGAACATCTACCCACGTGGCATTAACCTATTGGATGCCACATCAGCGGTACTCACAGAAGTGCTCACGGTGGGTGCTCACCataacaaaactatatatatatatatatatataatgcatggTAACAACAAATTAAAAATTCTCTCCACCCTTATTTCCAAGAAAAAGAAAACTAGGAACCCCCAGAAGCAGGTTTCTTGCACTTGAGATCAAGAATTTCTTGGAACCTGAAAATAAATCGAAAGTTAATTAATCCAGATTATTAAAGTATTGTAGTACATGTGGTCACAGAGCTGCCAAGTATAAAATCCACCACATTCTTGGGGAGATTCTATATATGTTATTCTTATATTTGGTGATATTATATGTACACGAAAAATTACACGTTGAGTTATACGTTGCACttgaaattatataattattcttaatgtattttgaaaagagttttttttaaattataaagtcAAGAGATAATTGTGTAATTTCATATTTAATGTGTAACCCAATGTATGTAACTCAATGTGTATATGTACCATTTTCCTATAAGATTTCACCGATGTATATGCATGAGATTTTCAGATAATTATCTCatttgaaaacaaaaaatatttatgatcctcatatatatatatatgttttttgattttattgagtGAGATAATCACCCCTCAAAGTTCAATAAAAGCTAGCATGCAATTTGGAGATAGATTGATCATAGATACCATTTCCCATTTTATATATGTTTATGTTTGGTGCGTGTGAATATCACATGAATTAATACTAGCGAACACAATTTTCGAggcaaaattattttaatttaaaaaaaaaattaataaatcatgaatataatTCACCGAAAgaaaacatattaaaaaaaaaaaaattgcacgAATTGTGTATATTAATGAATGAATGGATATATTACCAGAAAATAGCTTTCACCATGCTGCAAGCTGTGCACCAGAAATCCATAGTCATTGACTTGCAATGGCATCCCTGACGAATGAAATAACACAAAATCTCCCCCAAACATCGCCTTAATGTCAAAAGCCCCCCTGCTCACATTTGTTGCCACCCCGTTTATAAATACCGTAATCACTCCTGAAATGTAATTAATTCggaatatatttaattcaacaaaaaaaaaaaccccgcCCCAAAAAAATCTAGAAAATCATATAAATGTATAATATATGTAAATTTATTGaactaaaaaaaatactcaaacaagtcatttatatatatatttcaaattgcATTTGCAATTCCGGCGTGCATATAATTGAAAGAAAGCTAGCTAGGGTTTTCATGGGATGAAAAGTTTTGATCTTCatcttaataataataatgacatGCATGAGATTTAATTTAATGTATAATTTGATCACAATTTCACTGCGAGCTAGATCGATGGTTGTGACAAGAATTTTGAAAAAGaaacatatatttaatttatagggTTTGGGACATAATTaagaaatatataaatataaatgtaCCTGCAGAATAATATTGGTATTGCAGATTTGAAGGATGGGAGGAGGTTTGGTCCAGTAGTGGTTGAAGTTGAAGGGCAGAAGAATAGGAgaaaaaatcatgaaaattaataatattagatGAGGAAGGGGCCTCGTCATGCACCAAGCTGCTGCAAGAGCTTGTCATATTGTCGACACAAAGATTAGAATTTGGTGCCACGGCGGCGGCTCTGTTGGGCTCTCCTTGGGCGAGGCTTGCCAGCTGGATTTGGCGGTGCCTACGGCGCAAGCGGGAGCGGCGATTCTGGAACCAGTAGAAGACATTGGCGTCGCCTACGGAGCCGAACTTCTCCAGCATCTTCCGGATCCTCACCGTCTCGTTCTTGGGTGGATTCACCATCCCGCTGTTGAATATGGATTCCAGGATCAAGATTTGTTCCGGCTTCGGCGTCCACCGCGACCGAACCGGCTCCTCATGTCTCTCATCCACGCCGACACTCGGAGGACGTGCGGCGGCAGTGCCTTGGGCTTGCGCTTGACTATAGTACATGatggcatatatatatatatatatatttagttaaAAGTACTTAAGAGGGTGGAAATGCAAGAAAACGACGACTGCTTGGGATCGGAGTAATATTCCATATTCAAGGGTTTAATTCTTGGCTAGCTAGAGTAGTATTTAAAGAGTAGATCGAGTAGGTGGGGCTATCAATATATTAATTCCTATACCATGTCGTATAATATTAATTGGAATAAATATTGGGACGACAAATATAAGAGTACTGGATGAATTAATAttctatttaattttattttatatattttttaaacttaGGGTCGCGTTTGTTATAATTTTGTCTTAAATTTGGGATTTTGCTATGTGTCGAATGGACTACAAAACATGAAACGTGaattaattaatcatttttTGAATAATGAGTTTAACATGCTGAtctcactatatatatatatatatatatatatatatatatatatatatatatatatatatattaattaagtcTCATTTGTGTTGGCTACTTGGCTTGTGTCTAGTAAATCCAAAACACGTAAACATAATGGTATTACTTATTAGAGTACATAAGTACATAATAGGTCGATGTAGCGGAAATTATTTTTTGGGTTAGGTAAGTCTgcgattttgtaattttattttattttattttttatgttgttaaatttcagttttaatcaacttttttttttgcaattttatattttaaaagtgACGTTGACGTGATATTGATGTGTGTAAAGTCATATCATCACAATATGACAAAATTAGAacacaaaaaaatattgttatCCCGAAAATGTATTAATGGCTCGGATATTGTTTTCAACGCTTTAGCAACACAGCTAAAAGGAATATTGGCCTAAGTTGAAGAATTTAGAATTCAAGCCACGTGCAGAGATATAAGTTCCAAAGCTTAGAATGCTATCTTTAATTtagttttttcataattttgattgtttttttttgtatgaCGTTCATGTTAATGTGTTTAATAACATATTAATGCTCACTTTGAGACAACGACATGTTCTTTGCCAAACAGATTACTTATTTAACAAAAATTCAAGACTTCAATCCAATTTTGACGACTTGAGAGGATTTTTATTGCGTCGTGTTCTTCTTATGCTGCCATTTTGGTAACCTCATGTGTTAGGAGCCGAAAACGTTGAACTCTggtaataattttcaaaaaataaaaacaaaaaagtgTTATTTGGTCatgttaaaaattattttgacatgCATAAATTCAACATAATCCACCCTTGAATTCTGGTCCTTGTtcgagaaaataaaaatatgagtCGATATGGTATATTAAATCTGAAGGCCTCTTAATAATAATACTATTTATTCccgtcaaaaaaaataataatactatttataaaattttttattggtAGGCCAACTTTACGAGCAAACTATAGCTTGAACTTCAGAAAAATGATTTCCACCAGATATCATAGTCAAccaacattaattaaatatttatgaaaaaatacaaaaaattttgTGAGATTGTTTGGTTAATTTTATGAGATAGATGTCTTATtcaatttgatttatatattacttatatgGATCAAATTGATATGTCTAACGAATAAATATCCATAATACGGTATCACGAAAGAATTACCTTGTAAAAATATGTTACATAATCCTATAATATTTAAAGATACATGTactaatataaattataaatcatAATTATCAGTTAACACGTACTGAAGGATACATTATTCTACGTTCTGTAGCCATTATTATATGGTCCAACTTTTTTTTCCTGAGGGACATATATGGTCTAACTGAGtgacatgttttttttttcttgtaatATATAATGCAAAACTAGATTAATTAAAGtcatgcataaaaaataattttgagttcACCTTCCATGTAGAGGAAAAATAGCAAAATCAATTTCTGTAAATTAACTTTATTTGTTTTTAGTTATTTAAAATCTTTCCATCGGAATTCTGCTATGACACCAAATAGATGCAATAGCCAATATATATCCAACATACAACAGTattgaaattgaaaataaataaataaataaataactttatTACACTAAAAATTGAAACATGACTGAATATATTAAACTATTATCAAAATGTACAGTATAACAATTTTCTCATCCATTATCTTAtactaaattaaatattaaagttAAGTCTAATACAACGAATTTTAGACTTTAGATTTCACAACTGAATTTTAacatttatattaaattatcaGAAATAATTGCGGTAAAACACATCCAAACCATAATAGAGAATTTGTTTTACATGAAATCTTCCACAACCACTCCTTAATTCTTTACAGGATCTTTCGCACTTCTAATCctcatataaaatatttttaactctCTCTTAATCGAGAAGAAAGATAACGATTCATCTTTATCTAATTTATAGATTCAGTTCGAAGACTATAACCTTCAACATGTCTCTTCAGCGTGGCCTTAATTTCAAAGCCTTCATTCCTTTAATTAGAATCTCATCATTTTAATTAAGGGTTTTTACACGTTAAATTCTATACTTCATATAAATATCGAGTCGATTTTATAAATCATTTATTTGACTCAGTTAAATTAGATATTATATAATACAATTGATGTTTAAATAAGTACGCCCATTTTAAAATCCCAAAAATatccttatttattttttgttagcacgaaaaaatttaaatacatgtaaaaaaaattaattacaaataaaaataaatttgattttaaaatttaatttttaataaaaaagaaTTTATGAATAATCGACGGTACAATCACATCGTGTCGAAGGACaatgatatataattattatatatcaaaGATCGTCTTCCACCCACCTAGCTAATGTCAAAGAAAGGAGAAGTGGGCTACGTTTTCTGGGACGAAGTGCATGCAATTATTTGAGTGTGCATTTATTTCTTCTGACGTAACTTACGGTTTCACACTtctgtatttatttttatttttatatattaaacgAACGGCCAccaaattttgattaatttatGCAACCATTAATTAACGTACAATAAATAAACCAGTCACAAGTAAATTTTCTGTTCGACGGTttcttaaatttatatatacgatttaaaaaatttatttttggcaTAAGGATAACTCTCCTATGAAATCATTTCACGGATATTTGTTTGTGAAATAAATTGACTCGATTCATATATAAAATGGAAAGTATATTCATATATTTGAcataaaagtattacttttttatTTGTCGTGTTGAATTAATAGGATATCGATAACAAAATTAACATGTGAGATAGTTTCACAATAGCTTTTGTGTTAGTGTAAAAAGTGATATTTTCATAAtcgatttaaataaaattaaaatatatatatcacaaaatTAATTCATATGACCTTCTCATAAGTTTTTGTGAACCAATTATCGTGGCTTATATAAGAAACATGACATTAATTAATAGAATTGAATTTTATAGTTTTATATTGGCAAGTGGAACAATAATTCATGCTCAAATGGattattttcttaaataaatattttttattaaataattatccaTCTTTTCAATGCCATTAATATTAGCATTAATGTTTTTTGTTGCTATTattaatacaaaaattttaattattaatctaaaataataatatttttcttgtCAGAATTGTCTGTCCTTGTTTGCTTATGCTTCATTTATAAGGCATATATAATTACAAACATTTACACATGCGTTTGcccaaataataaattaaataattaaacttaTGTGGACATATATGTTAATTACATCAACATGCATATTGTTGCCATTAATTAGTCGTTTTGTTTTCCTATCGAGAAATTATTGTAGCATGAGCATGAGTTGTTGGTTTGAAAAGTACCCACGAATTGTAGGATatagtttaattatttattattttgaaaatttataattagTTCGATTACcacataatattaaatttatttatctttttaCCAAAATGTGTTAGCTTGTAAGTCTAGGTCAAACTATAACCAAACTTCGTCTTTGGACACACGGGCAGAATATTTTGACGAAGGGATCGATATTTCATTTATGCTGTAAAAAGTTGCCTACATAAAGTTGTACAAGTTTGAAATGGCAAACCCAATAGttcgtttaaaaaaaattatctagttatgaaatttgatattttaagttagatattatgatttatcaaatctcatgatatattgaattttataatataataaaaaattgaaaaatataattaatgtaAATATTGTTATACGATATATTGATCATATTTTTAACAtgatcttttattatttgtactatactatagtataatgtATTAGCAATGTTGAAAGTTTGATAAACCAACAATACACATCTTTTCAAATTAcgaaaatatttcatttatttaataaaaaatgtcAGAAAACTTATTTCAGTAATTTGTATCTCATGTATAACTAACTTATCTTAACAAAGTATTTCTTCATAAATTTTTAAGCAATCATATTActtataacataaaaaaatattgtgaaactaatttttaaattttaattttactaTAATCCCTAGATTTTCACACACatatattattttgatatttctGAACGCCTTATCTTGTTAGAATTAATCTCATGGTGGTCGACTGGTTGCAAGGGGTTTATGTGAACAATGTGAAAACATTTAACGCAGTACGTTTATCAAACACCCGAAAAATATGTGAAAAGACGTGAGCTACATGATTGATATGACATTCCCCAAGATATTCATGTGAACCTCCAACAGATGTCTAATTCAACAAAcgtctataataataatatatatatatatataagtttataCAAATTATAGAAACTAGATGTCTTCTTACAAGCACACAAAATCgattgaatatatataaatcGATTTTGCGTGCTTGTAAGAAGAAATCTAGTTTCTATGCTTTGTATAAACGTTTAGTTCTAACACGTGATGGAAAATGTTATATCTACAATGagaaaaacatattatattacCTAATATTGTATTTGAAATTACATAAAATTATCCTtgtattttatttgtaaaaacttttaaaaaatacatttataatagtttcttaattttaaatataacacGTAACCCAATATACAAACTCTTTGTATATATATAGCATAACCTCAACtgtcttcttcttgaatctTTGATCATCAAAGTGATTTTAGCTTTTTGTCGCATGCGCCGATAtcttatatattatataggaaaCAAAAGTGAATATGTGCGTGCACAATACATACCCTCCAGGTCCCACGAGTTTAATATCCAGATGATAAtggattttaaattattttttttataaaattaatagcaaACAAAGAATATTTACGGAATTGAAGTAAAAATGACAAAATAAATACAAGTTCAACTAAACAATGGAGTGAGATAGTGAATGGATAAGGGTTGACTTGACTGTAATTCGCATGcctgataaaaataatataaattttatatcatCTTCAATCAATTATACGTCTACAGACTGACATATTTGTTTGAGTTACCTATTTAACTTAATTTGAGAGAGTGATATTCCAAATGAGATAAGAGTTAGGtcgataaaattaaattatgaaattatcTTTGCATCGAGAGTGATATTCCAAATGAGATAAGAGTTAGGtcgataaaattaaattatgaaattatcTTTGCATCGACATATATATCTATCAGCCCTATTGATGATTAATTACAAGGTATGAGGTGTTTTTTAATGGGTAGAATTGGTGGAGTAGGTTAGCTTTTGGATAATGATCTCAGACAAATTTGTCGCACATGATTTACTTAGTGAGTTTAGTTAGCTAATGTGGTTTACAAGTTACTACATTAGCCCGAAATCTTATCCAATATAATTGAAGAGCAGTgttatcttaaaaaaaaatactttaagAGTGTCAAAATCGCTATTCGTCGTTGTTAAGATGCAGAGAACGATCGACGCATGATATTTAGattattattatatgattaaAAAGATATTTTTGTAATATGCAAATGCGtcaactattttttaaaaaaaattatggaaGAGACCTTCGATCACCAATAGGGGTGGTTTGGTggggtttttttatttttagtgtaaattaaataataaatttcaaaaataatgtaaaattaaaaaaattttacaaataccgtaaaactccaaatctgaCAGCGGATATTCAGTACACGTTGGCACCATCCGCCAACATTTGGAGCGGATGCTGCGTCGTGGCGTGGGGTTGTGCCACGCACGCAGCATCCGCTGCCACTTGTAGCGGACGCTGCCACATTGGCAGCATCCGCTACAAGTGGCAGCGGATGCTGCGTGCGTGGCACAACCCCACGCCACGCAGCATCCGCTCCATTATCATGCTCAATTATTCATTTGTTTCTGCAGAAATCATCGGCTTTTCTCTCCTTATTCTCTCCTtcaattttttgtttctttaacaTTAGATTTCTCCAGAATCGTTCCTCCAATTACAAATCCGAAAGTAGTTTCGGAATCCTTACAACGAGAGGTTTTTTTTTACACcaattttttgagtttttttcgCCGTATTGAAAACATCGTCCGACCACAGGCGGAGCATTTTCACATCTTTTATCACCGCCTATCGTTGTTCAAACTAGCAAGAAGATATTTTGGTTGGTTGgagctctatttcaaaattaaGGTAAATTCGAgattatgattttttaatttggGTGTTTTGGTTTAATTGAGTTACTATAATTGAAATATGTTTAATTGTTGGTCGCAGGTACTAAAAAAACCATTTGAAGGTATGaattatttttcagaatttttttaagcattattttgattttttgagtttattttaataatctgttttagtatatatttcaaatttcttatttttttaattaaatatattatattaatataataaaaattaaatgtattaataataaaaatagttaTGTTACGTTAagtgttgttattatta
It encodes:
- the LOC140893351 gene encoding WUSCHEL-related homeobox 11-like encodes the protein MYYSQAQAQGTAAARPPSVGVDERHEEPVRSRWTPKPEQILILESIFNSGMVNPPKNETVRIRKMLEKFGSVGDANVFYWFQNRRSRLRRRHRQIQLASLAQGEPNRAAAVAPNSNLCVDNMTSSCSSLVHDEAPSSSNIINFHDFFSYSSALQLQPLLDQTSSHPSNLQYQYYSAGVITVFINGVATNVSRGAFDIKAMFGGDFVLFHSSGMPLQVNDYGFLVHSLQHGESYFLVPRNS